One Thermofilum sp. genomic window carries:
- a CDS encoding MBL fold metallo-hydrolase, protein MSGLVVVPLGYGGWVSNPLFGTTSLLVRAGSLTFLLDAGEGVYASLKRCGFDVSNIDYILVTHKHGDHVLGLPTLLVHAKRLNRKLKLIGPADLDLRALLSAVGIPDHVERVEAMLIEPPAEPTLVLSEGAAKVYAVAVEHTHPALAYRVEAGGASLVYTGDTRPTSSLISLAKGCDLLIHEASYNPGEESVAVADGHSTARQAVETAARAGARYLMPVHFRLAPAILEGAGVGLLLPLPCTPVDVASLAGRARYASSPL, encoded by the coding sequence GTGAGCGGGCTCGTGGTAGTGCCGCTCGGCTACGGCGGCTGGGTCTCGAACCCCCTCTTCGGCACAACCTCCCTTCTAGTCAGGGCGGGCAGCTTAACGTTCCTGCTCGACGCAGGCGAGGGCGTGTACGCGTCGCTCAAGAGGTGCGGCTTCGACGTCAGCAACATCGACTACATCCTCGTCACGCACAAGCACGGCGACCACGTGCTCGGCCTCCCCACGCTGCTCGTCCACGCTAAGCGCTTAAACCGGAAGCTGAAGCTCATCGGGCCCGCTGACCTCGATCTGAGAGCCCTGCTGAGCGCGGTCGGCATCCCCGACCACGTGGAGCGGGTTGAAGCCATGCTCATCGAGCCTCCCGCCGAGCCCACCCTAGTCCTCAGCGAAGGCGCCGCCAAGGTCTACGCCGTAGCAGTGGAGCACACCCACCCGGCGCTAGCTTACCGCGTGGAGGCTGGAGGAGCTTCGCTAGTGTACACGGGGGACACGAGGCCTACAAGCTCTCTCATCAGCCTCGCTAAGGGCTGCGACCTGCTGATTCACGAAGCATCCTACAACCCCGGTGAGGAGAGCGTGGCGGTTGCTGACGGGCACTCGACAGCCAGGCAAGCCGTTGAAACCGCTGCTAGGGCGGGAGCCAGGTACCTGATGCCCGTGCACTTCAGGCTAGCTCCAGCAATCCTGGAGGGGGCGGGCGTGGGGCTGCTGCTCCCCCTCCCCTGCACACCGGTGGATGTCGCCTCCCTTGCAGGCCGCGCTCGATACGCTAGCAGCCCCCTCTAA
- a CDS encoding DUF72 domain-containing protein, whose translation MARSRYYATFNVVELQDTFYNPPDPEKLERLRREAPEGFAFAMKAWQAVTHPLDSPTWKKAKVRPDSSFSDKYGFLRPTKEVFEAWELVVRGARALGARVVVVQTPPSFGYSEENYRNAAEFFSAAEQKDFVIGWEPRGSWLANLDKVGALLSRFSRVVHVVDPFKTKPTVAREVVYFRLHGVGPGEVNYRYKYSERDFEKLSAIVAEYVKLLETYVLFNNVHMAEDAAAFQRYFKLAMTCS comes from the coding sequence ATGGCTCGCTCCAGGTACTACGCTACCTTCAACGTGGTAGAGCTGCAGGACACGTTCTACAACCCGCCTGATCCCGAGAAGCTCGAGAGGCTTCGGCGCGAGGCTCCCGAGGGCTTCGCGTTCGCTATGAAAGCGTGGCAGGCGGTCACGCACCCTCTCGATTCGCCGACGTGGAAGAAGGCTAAGGTGAGGCCTGACAGCAGCTTCTCGGACAAGTACGGGTTTCTCAGGCCGACGAAGGAGGTTTTCGAAGCTTGGGAGCTGGTGGTCAGAGGTGCTAGAGCGCTCGGCGCGAGAGTCGTTGTTGTGCAGACGCCGCCCAGCTTCGGCTACAGCGAGGAGAACTACAGGAACGCTGCGGAGTTTTTCTCGGCTGCGGAGCAGAAAGACTTCGTGATCGGCTGGGAGCCGCGGGGCAGCTGGCTGGCCAACCTCGATAAGGTGGGCGCGCTCCTCTCGCGCTTCAGCAGGGTGGTGCACGTGGTAGACCCCTTCAAGACGAAGCCCACCGTCGCCAGAGAGGTTGTCTACTTCCGGCTGCACGGGGTTGGGCCGGGAGAGGTGAACTACCGGTACAAGTACAGCGAGAGAGATTTCGAGAAACTATCGGCCATCGTTGCCGAGTACGTGAAGCTTCTGGAGACCTACGTGCTGTTCAACAATGTGCACATGGCTGAAGACGCTGCAGCTTTCCAGCGGTATTTTAAACTAGCGATGACATGCAGCTAA
- a CDS encoding AAA family ATPase, translating into MSFAGEGFAPRRIILDERKLSTEYVPVKLQHRENQIEDSLRILKPVIKGEKYVVLSVIYDGPAGTGKTAVARKIGSFLASEARERKRIPPLVVSYVNAQEQRTRYQVLRKIGSDAGLTIPRRGFSADELASYIFDFLARNDYNLLVILDEADVLAREEDGNAILYTLLRLPELHGTRIGIGLVVIFRRFDESSLYIEDAVRSSLASTRLKFDPYTAAQLRDILWNRVLADKAIRETAVSDDVVDMIASAVGYDPSTGRGYGDARMALKILYFAALKAESEGREGILPADVREVISRGVLPAELDEEVFEKLDLHEKLILLAITRVLLLEPSRAYVSMGDVELEYEDLCGRYDEKPLRHTSIWERVQRLKKIGVIDARVESGETRGRTTQISFVGITRIPLNYLEGLLTKLIERELSSGRR; encoded by the coding sequence ATGAGTTTCGCAGGAGAGGGTTTTGCTCCTCGAAGGATAATTCTCGACGAGCGTAAACTAAGCACCGAGTACGTCCCTGTGAAGCTTCAGCACAGGGAGAACCAGATCGAGGACTCGCTTCGCATCCTGAAGCCCGTCATCAAGGGCGAGAAGTACGTTGTACTCAGCGTGATCTACGATGGGCCAGCGGGAACAGGTAAGACGGCAGTTGCCAGGAAAATCGGCAGCTTTCTGGCGAGCGAGGCCCGCGAGAGGAAGAGAATACCTCCTCTCGTGGTGAGCTACGTGAATGCTCAAGAGCAGCGGACACGGTACCAGGTGCTCCGGAAAATCGGCAGTGACGCGGGGCTCACGATACCGCGGAGAGGGTTCTCGGCTGACGAGCTGGCAAGCTACATCTTCGACTTCCTGGCCCGTAACGACTACAACCTCCTCGTCATACTCGACGAGGCGGATGTTCTCGCCCGCGAGGAGGACGGTAACGCCATCCTTTACACGCTTCTCAGGCTTCCGGAGCTGCACGGTACGAGGATCGGCATCGGCCTCGTAGTGATTTTCAGGCGCTTCGACGAGAGCTCTCTCTACATTGAAGATGCTGTGAGGAGCTCTTTAGCGTCCACCAGGCTCAAGTTCGACCCCTACACGGCTGCTCAGCTCAGGGATATCCTCTGGAACAGGGTGCTCGCGGACAAGGCTATACGTGAAACCGCAGTCTCGGACGATGTAGTGGACATGATAGCTTCCGCCGTCGGCTACGACCCCTCTACCGGGAGAGGTTACGGCGACGCGAGAATGGCTCTCAAGATCCTGTACTTCGCGGCGCTGAAAGCCGAGAGCGAGGGGAGGGAGGGGATCCTCCCTGCAGATGTCCGCGAGGTGATAAGTCGAGGCGTTCTCCCCGCGGAGCTCGACGAGGAGGTTTTCGAGAAGCTGGATCTTCACGAGAAGCTGATCCTCCTGGCGATAACTAGGGTTCTGCTCCTCGAGCCCAGCCGCGCCTACGTTAGCATGGGGGACGTTGAGCTCGAGTACGAGGACCTATGCGGGAGGTACGATGAGAAGCCTCTGCGGCACACGAGCATATGGGAAAGGGTGCAGAGGTTGAAGAAGATCGGAGTCATAGACGCGAGGGTTGAGAGCGGGGAGACGCGCGGCAGGACAACTCAGATTAGCTTCGTTGGAATAACGAGAATCCCTCTAAACTACCTGGAGGGACTGCTGACGAAGCTTATCGAGAGAGAGCTCTCCTCCGGCAGGCGGTAG
- a CDS encoding archaellin/type IV pilin N-terminal domain-containing protein, translating into MRRKGISPVIATLLLIVIAVVAAVLTYIWVTGYMGTLSPREVPGQLRERIKIDAVSYNTTTNTVSIYVSNIGEVDTSIISAYVLTESFTAVCGGGAAVAIPRASTEAVNLGNCALAAGTTYIAKVSSSGGAEATYVFRA; encoded by the coding sequence ATGAGAAGGAAAGGAATCAGCCCCGTAATAGCGACGCTCCTGCTCATCGTCATCGCTGTCGTAGCTGCAGTCCTCACGTACATCTGGGTAACAGGCTACATGGGCACCCTCTCCCCCCGAGAAGTCCCCGGGCAGCTCAGAGAGAGAATAAAGATCGATGCAGTCAGTTATAACACCACTACTAACACTGTTTCGATCTACGTCTCGAATATCGGCGAGGTTGATACGAGCATTATAAGCGCCTACGTTCTCACAGAGAGCTTCACAGCTGTTTGCGGCGGAGGCGCTGCTGTCGCCATTCCGAGAGCGAGTACCGAGGCAGTGAACCTAGGCAACTGCGCTCTGGCTGCTGGCACGACGTACATCGCGAAGGTCTCGTCGAGCGGCGGAGCTGAGGCCACGTACGTTTTCCGTGCTTAG
- a CDS encoding type II secretion system F family protein → MGYIPVKGRTALLLAALSLTLGSSPLAVLAAAWGSLENTVEQAELLEGLALPWSLPLYTLLGFALPLALAPLAYVYWNNSRYTDALAKQLPTFFKGVADGVRAGMTLDRALATSAEAAGDPLRSEVQNILAMLSLGVPFREALSRAAERVPVPVFRRAASLLAAAYESGGRVADVLGAAAEMYGMLRGYEEERKARMATYIWVTYIALAVFLITATIITSVFVGPLYTLRAPGLVTPPPPHLFKAGFFIAAYMQAIFGGLISGKISRGTVKAGVTHTMVMTLAVVAYFNVQEIFLEPLLTPQL, encoded by the coding sequence ATGGGTTACATCCCGGTGAAGGGTAGGACTGCACTCCTTCTAGCAGCGCTATCCCTAACCCTCGGCTCCTCCCCGCTAGCTGTACTGGCCGCGGCGTGGGGTAGCCTGGAGAACACGGTGGAGCAAGCGGAGCTCCTGGAAGGGTTAGCGCTGCCCTGGTCGCTCCCCCTTTACACCCTGCTCGGGTTCGCGCTACCGCTCGCGCTAGCACCCCTAGCTTACGTGTACTGGAACAACTCGCGTTACACCGACGCGCTAGCTAAGCAGCTGCCCACCTTCTTCAAGGGGGTGGCCGACGGGGTGAGAGCAGGCATGACCCTCGATAGGGCGCTCGCCACATCGGCGGAGGCTGCCGGAGACCCTTTAAGAAGCGAGGTTCAGAACATCCTCGCCATGCTTTCCCTGGGGGTACCCTTTAGGGAGGCTTTAAGCCGCGCTGCGGAGAGGGTTCCTGTACCCGTGTTCAGGAGGGCGGCCAGCCTGCTAGCTGCAGCCTACGAGTCGGGGGGCAGGGTGGCTGACGTGCTCGGAGCGGCTGCCGAGATGTACGGCATGCTGAGGGGCTACGAGGAGGAAAGGAAGGCCCGAATGGCCACCTACATCTGGGTGACTTACATAGCTCTCGCCGTATTCCTCATCACGGCGACGATAATCACATCCGTATTCGTGGGACCCCTCTACACTCTGAGAGCACCAGGCCTCGTGACCCCACCCCCACCCCACCTCTTCAAAGCCGGATTCTTCATCGCCGCTTACATGCAGGCAATCTTCGGCGGCCTCATCTCCGGGAAGATCAGCAGAGGAACTGTGAAAGCGGGTGTTACCCACACCATGGTAATGACGCTCGCCGTCGTAGCCTACTTCAACGTGCAGGAAATCTTCCTAGAACCTCTCCTCACTCCCCAGCTGTAG
- a CDS encoding type II secretion system F family protein encodes MSLPYLVGQQLSKLAGERIKPFREIYCTAGFSETFEEYLGKWGLAFAASTPAVAALSMAFHSSVLGYPAPVSALLTLIILVIYTLLFTMGCLYYPVYRRHSRGWTITARLPHALAHFAVLASSGSTLTEIIREVRDLEESKELRRELDLFLTDVELLGLDVPTAIKRGAARSPSAALALFFSGLRDAYITGRSLYEYVSFTAQRLLEMRRAELSSVVNALATVAEMYTALIVAAPLMFIVMLSIIGMLGGSVAGLPANLLIAVIVLILVPFSAAAVLVILDSVLSRV; translated from the coding sequence GTGAGCCTACCCTACCTGGTTGGACAGCAGCTTTCGAAGCTTGCGGGAGAGAGGATTAAGCCCTTCAGGGAGATTTACTGCACCGCTGGGTTCAGCGAGACTTTCGAAGAGTACCTAGGTAAATGGGGGTTAGCTTTCGCTGCCTCCACGCCAGCTGTTGCTGCCTTATCTATGGCTTTTCACTCTTCAGTGCTCGGCTACCCAGCCCCCGTTTCCGCGCTACTCACACTCATCATCCTGGTGATCTACACGCTGCTGTTCACGATGGGCTGCCTCTACTACCCGGTCTACCGGAGGCACTCCCGCGGCTGGACCATCACCGCCAGGCTCCCGCACGCGCTTGCACACTTCGCCGTGCTCGCCTCTTCAGGCAGCACGCTCACCGAGATCATCAGGGAGGTACGCGACCTAGAGGAGAGCAAGGAGCTCCGGAGAGAGCTCGACCTCTTCCTCACAGACGTGGAGCTCCTCGGCCTCGACGTACCCACAGCGATCAAGCGGGGAGCGGCGAGGAGCCCTTCAGCCGCGCTCGCGCTCTTCTTCTCAGGGCTGCGGGACGCCTACATAACCGGGAGGAGCCTCTACGAGTACGTATCATTCACTGCGCAGAGGCTACTCGAGATGAGGAGGGCAGAGCTCAGCAGTGTGGTGAACGCTTTAGCCACGGTTGCGGAGATGTACACCGCGCTAATCGTCGCCGCACCACTGATGTTCATCGTGATGCTCTCCATAATCGGCATGCTCGGGGGCTCCGTAGCCGGGCTCCCGGCAAACCTGCTCATCGCGGTCATCGTCCTCATCCTGGTACCCTTCTCGGCAGCAGCAGTTCTCGTTATCCTGGACTCGGTTCTCTCCAGGGTGTAG